A window of the Polaribacter sp. HaHaR_3_91 genome harbors these coding sequences:
- a CDS encoding DUF2652 domain-containing protein, which yields MGKSLLFLPDISGFTEFVQTTEVEHSQHVISELLEVLIAANTEELQLAEVEGDALFFYKENDVPSLERLLALSEHIFTAFYSHLKLLEKNRICPCSACSSAPKLQLKIIAHCGELQFLTVQNNRKPFGNEVIEAHRLMKNSVDSDNYVLFSKELANTIGLSGNYQSKLYKFEEGTDIYDGKQLDYLFSVIDNNNLKLRSFLTANKVVFNKPPSFILEKEFPVSAAELLETLTNYGYRSKWKEGVDEIIFNVNEVTRLGSEHVCVVNEKHLDFVVITKEVKPGQLVYGEMTKSPVPLDALYQFYIITPLSADRCKLVLETYLEAKSPLKKLAIFLIVKAVFKKNVAKGIDTLFELLSSKNAVSETMYVK from the coding sequence ATGGGCAAATCTTTACTTTTTTTACCGGATATTTCAGGATTTACAGAATTTGTTCAAACCACAGAAGTGGAACACAGTCAGCATGTAATTTCAGAATTATTAGAAGTTTTAATAGCAGCAAATACAGAAGAGTTACAATTAGCAGAAGTAGAGGGTGATGCTTTATTTTTTTATAAAGAAAATGATGTGCCGTCTTTAGAACGGTTATTGGCTTTGTCAGAACATATATTTACCGCGTTTTATAGTCATTTAAAATTATTAGAAAAAAATAGAATCTGTCCTTGTAGTGCTTGTTCTTCTGCTCCTAAATTACAATTAAAAATTATTGCACATTGTGGCGAATTACAGTTTTTAACGGTTCAGAATAATAGAAAACCTTTTGGAAATGAGGTTATTGAGGCGCATCGTTTAATGAAAAATTCTGTTGATAGCGATAATTATGTTTTGTTTAGTAAAGAGTTAGCAAATACCATTGGTTTGTCTGGCAATTATCAATCAAAATTATACAAATTTGAAGAAGGGACTGATATTTATGATGGTAAACAATTAGATTATTTATTTTCTGTTATTGATAATAATAACTTAAAATTGAGATCATTTCTTACTGCTAATAAAGTTGTTTTTAACAAACCACCAAGTTTTATTCTAGAGAAGGAGTTTCCTGTTTCTGCTGCAGAATTGTTAGAAACTTTAACAAATTATGGTTACAGAAGTAAATGGAAGGAAGGTGTTGATGAAATTATATTTAATGTAAATGAAGTAACAAGATTAGGTTCTGAGCATGTGTGTGTGGTTAATGAAAAACATTTAGATTTTGTGGTAATCACTAAAGAAGTGAAACCAGGACAGTTGGTGTATGGAGAAATGACTAAGAGTCCAGTTCCTTTAGATGCATTATATCAATTTTATATTATAACACCATTAAGTGCTGATCGTTGTAAGTTGGTTCTAGAAACCTATTTAGAAGCAAAATCACCTTTAAAAAAGTTGGCTATTTTCTTAATAGTAAAAGCTGTGTTTAAGAAAAATGTAGCAAAAGGAATAGATACATTATTTGAATTATTAAGTTCTAAAAATGCAGTAAGTGAAACGATGTATGTAAAATAG
- the yaaA gene encoding peroxide stress protein YaaA has translation MKIIISPAKSLDFESKVPTSLHTQPRFLDKSEKLNKKLKTLSKKNLSELMKISDDLSALNYDRNQSWATPFTTENAKQAIYAFTGAVFQGIDVNSIEEEKIPLLQNNLRILSGLYGLLKPLDLIQPYRLEMGTRLKVGTKDNLYKFWDDTVANALNDELEDGELLVNLASTEYFKVIPKKVLKVPMITPVFKDFKNGEYKIVMTYAKKARGLMVRYIIDNNVKTIEDLKGFNIDKYRFSEELSSGNDLVFTR, from the coding sequence ATGAAAATCATAATATCCCCAGCAAAATCTTTAGATTTCGAAAGTAAAGTACCAACAAGTCTGCATACGCAACCTCGTTTTTTAGATAAGTCTGAAAAATTAAATAAGAAACTAAAAACACTTTCTAAGAAAAACTTATCTGAATTGATGAAAATTTCTGATGATTTGTCTGCTTTAAATTATGATAGAAATCAATCTTGGGCAACTCCTTTTACAACCGAAAATGCAAAACAAGCTATTTATGCATTTACAGGTGCCGTTTTTCAAGGAATTGATGTGAATTCTATTGAAGAAGAGAAAATACCATTATTACAAAATAACTTAAGAATTCTATCTGGTTTGTATGGCTTATTAAAACCTTTAGATTTAATTCAGCCTTATCGTTTAGAAATGGGAACTCGTTTAAAAGTAGGTACCAAAGATAATTTGTATAAATTTTGGGACGATACTGTTGCCAATGCTTTGAATGACGAATTAGAAGATGGTGAATTATTAGTAAATTTAGCAAGTACAGAATACTTTAAAGTAATTCCTAAAAAGGTTTTAAAAGTACCAATGATTACACCTGTTTTTAAAGATTTTAAAAATGGAGAATATAAAATTGTGATGACGTATGCTAAAAAAGCACGTGGTTTAATGGTGCGCTATATTATAGATAATAACGTTAAAACTATAGAAGATTTAAAAGGTTTTAATATTGATAAATACCGTTTCTCTGAAGAATTATCTTCTGGAAATGATTTGGTTTTTACAAGGTAA
- a CDS encoding L-serine ammonia-lyase codes for MSQFISVFDMLKIGVGPSSSHTLGPWRAAEQWILQLKENNNFDLVDAIQVDLYGSLSLTGKGHATDLAIQLGLSGADPEYLPIENIATIIDDIKDKKVLSLNAEKEVPFYKESIVFNRAFLPFHANGITFRGFFNGDEVSTQTYFSIGGGFIVQENDHLEEEIEINKKNFPYPINRALQLEEYCEKENLLISDIVLLNELELNSTEHIDKELHRIWDTMLECMHTGCHTEGRLPGGLNVKRRAFDTHKKLIKDTSYTNPKEWLTAIRSTEVKFREILKWVSCFALSVNEVNAALGRVVTAPTNGSAGVIPAVLMYYMVIENHEADFSHVKKFLLTAGEIGSIFKKNATISAAMGGCQAEIGVSSAMAAAALTELLGGTAAQCLSAAEIAMEHHLGLTCDPIAGLVQVPCIERNSMGAIKAIHAAEIALETDPKEALVHLDSVIDTMWETAKDMNKNYKETSEGGLAVTVRIVDC; via the coding sequence ATGTCGCAATTTATTAGTGTTTTTGATATGCTCAAAATAGGTGTTGGTCCCTCAAGTTCTCATACACTTGGCCCTTGGCGAGCTGCCGAACAATGGATCCTTCAATTAAAAGAAAATAATAACTTTGATTTGGTTGATGCTATTCAGGTAGATTTATATGGGTCTTTGTCTTTAACAGGAAAAGGACACGCTACCGATTTGGCAATTCAGTTAGGTTTAAGCGGTGCAGATCCAGAATACTTACCTATAGAAAACATTGCTACTATTATTGATGATATTAAAGATAAAAAAGTACTTTCATTAAATGCAGAAAAGGAAGTGCCTTTCTATAAAGAATCAATTGTTTTTAATAGAGCCTTTTTACCTTTTCATGCAAACGGAATTACTTTTAGAGGTTTTTTTAATGGTGATGAAGTTTCTACACAAACGTATTTTTCTATTGGAGGAGGTTTTATTGTGCAAGAAAATGATCATTTAGAAGAAGAAATAGAAATCAATAAAAAGAACTTTCCTTATCCAATCAATAGAGCTTTACAGCTTGAAGAATATTGTGAAAAAGAAAATTTATTAATTTCTGATATTGTTCTTTTAAATGAGTTAGAATTAAATTCTACAGAACATATAGATAAAGAGTTGCACAGAATTTGGGATACGATGTTAGAATGTATGCATACAGGCTGTCATACAGAAGGAAGGCTTCCTGGAGGTTTAAATGTAAAAAGACGTGCTTTTGATACGCATAAAAAATTAATAAAAGATACCAGTTATACAAACCCTAAAGAATGGCTTACTGCCATTAGAAGTACAGAAGTAAAATTTAGAGAGATTTTAAAATGGGTAAGTTGTTTTGCCCTTTCTGTAAATGAAGTAAATGCCGCTTTGGGTAGAGTAGTTACAGCGCCAACAAACGGAAGTGCTGGCGTAATACCTGCTGTTTTAATGTATTATATGGTGATAGAAAATCACGAAGCAGATTTTAGTCACGTTAAAAAGTTCTTATTAACAGCTGGCGAAATAGGGAGTATTTTTAAGAAAAATGCTACAATCTCTGCAGCAATGGGAGGTTGTCAGGCAGAAATAGGAGTGTCTTCTGCAATGGCAGCAGCTGCTTTAACAGAATTATTAGGCGGTACAGCAGCACAATGTTTGTCAGCTGCAGAAATTGCTATGGAACATCATTTAGGTTTAACCTGCGATCCTATTGCTGGTTTGGTACAAGTGCCTTGTATAGAACGTAATTCTATGGGTGCTATAAAAGCAATTCATGCCGCAGAAATTGCCTTAGAAACAGATCCAAAAGAAGCTTTGGTACATTTAGACAGTGTAATAGATACAATGTGGGAAACCGCAAAAGACATGAACAAAAATTACAAAGAAACGTCGGAAGGTGGTTTGGCAGTTACGGTTAGAATTGTAGATTGTTAA
- a CDS encoding DUF2853 family protein codes for MSKFDEKVAQYSKFMDDKGLKYDSDLLKAVTKGLGPSIYKKDAETVSGSDAKELLTVKNNFLIKKLGLADGPKLDEAINKVVETIGKSERNKYRAVVYYMLAVEFGKESIYN; via the coding sequence ATGAGTAAATTTGACGAAAAAGTAGCACAGTATTCTAAGTTTATGGACGATAAAGGTCTAAAATATGATTCAGACTTATTAAAAGCTGTAACAAAAGGACTAGGGCCATCTATTTATAAAAAAGATGCCGAAACCGTATCTGGTTCAGATGCAAAAGAATTGTTAACTGTTAAAAATAATTTTTTAATTAAAAAGTTAGGTCTAGCGGATGGTCCAAAATTAGATGAAGCGATTAATAAAGTTGTGGAAACAATTGGTAAATCTGAAAGAAATAAATATAGAGCTGTCGTTTACTATATGTTAGCGGTAGAATTTGGTAAGGAATCGATATATAACTAA
- the dnaK gene encoding molecular chaperone DnaK, which translates to MSKIIGIDLGTTNSCVSVMEGNEPVVIPNAEGKRTTPSIVAFVEGGERKIGDPAKRQAVTNPTKTVYSIKRFMGNKFSESSKEAGRVPYKVVRGDNDTPRVDIDGRLYTPQEISAMVLQKMKKTAEDYLGTEVTEAVITVPAYFNDAQRQATKEAGEIAGLAVKRIINEPTAAALAYGLDKSNDDKKIVVFDFGGGTHDVSILELGDGVFEVLATDGDTHLGGDDVDEKIINWLAEEFKADEDLDLRKDPMSLQRLKEAAEKAKIELSSSASTEINLPYVTATASGPKHLVRTLSRSKFEQLIDDLVKRTIEPCQTALRNADLTISDIDEIVLVGGSTRIPAVQEAVEKFFGKTPSKGVNPDEVVALGAAIQGGVLSGDVKDVLLLDVTPLSLGIETMGNVFTKLIDANTTIPTKKSQVFSTAVDNQPSVEIHVLQGERAMAADNNTIGRFHLDGLPPAQRGVPQVEVTFDIDANGIIKVSALDKGTNKSHEIRIEASSGLSEDDIKKMREEAEANADADKAAKETAEKINEADSMIFQTEKQLKEFGDKLSADKKAPIEAALVELKAAHESKDLASIDTALATINEAWKVASEEMYAAQGGAEGANPGAEQQGQPEADAQGDNVEDVDFEEVK; encoded by the coding sequence ATGAGTAAAATAATTGGAATTGATTTAGGTACAACAAACTCTTGTGTTTCTGTAATGGAAGGAAATGAGCCAGTTGTAATCCCTAACGCAGAAGGAAAAAGAACTACACCATCTATCGTTGCCTTTGTAGAAGGAGGAGAACGTAAAATTGGTGACCCAGCTAAAAGACAAGCTGTAACAAACCCAACAAAAACTGTTTATTCTATTAAACGTTTTATGGGTAACAAATTTTCTGAGTCTTCTAAAGAAGCAGGAAGAGTTCCTTATAAAGTAGTAAGAGGAGATAATGATACACCTAGAGTAGATATTGATGGTCGTTTATATACACCGCAAGAAATTTCTGCAATGGTGTTACAAAAAATGAAAAAAACTGCTGAAGACTATTTAGGAACTGAGGTTACTGAAGCAGTTATTACAGTACCAGCATATTTTAACGATGCACAACGTCAAGCTACAAAAGAAGCTGGTGAAATTGCAGGTTTAGCTGTAAAAAGAATTATAAACGAGCCAACTGCTGCTGCTTTAGCGTATGGTTTAGACAAATCTAACGATGATAAGAAAATTGTTGTTTTTGATTTTGGTGGTGGAACACATGATGTTTCTATCTTAGAATTAGGAGACGGAGTTTTTGAAGTATTAGCTACAGATGGTGATACACATTTAGGTGGTGATGATGTTGATGAAAAAATCATTAACTGGTTAGCAGAAGAGTTTAAAGCGGATGAAGATTTAGACTTACGTAAAGATCCAATGTCTTTACAACGTTTAAAAGAAGCTGCAGAAAAAGCGAAGATTGAATTATCTTCTTCTGCTTCTACAGAAATTAACTTACCATATGTTACTGCTACTGCTAGCGGACCAAAACACTTAGTAAGAACTTTATCTAGATCTAAATTTGAGCAATTAATTGACGATTTAGTAAAAAGAACTATCGAGCCTTGTCAGACTGCTTTAAGAAATGCAGATTTAACAATCTCTGATATCGATGAAATCGTATTGGTTGGTGGATCTACAAGAATACCTGCGGTACAAGAAGCTGTTGAGAAATTCTTCGGAAAAACACCAAGTAAAGGAGTAAACCCTGATGAAGTTGTTGCTTTAGGAGCTGCAATTCAAGGTGGAGTTTTATCTGGAGATGTAAAAGATGTATTGTTATTAGACGTTACACCTTTATCTTTAGGTATTGAAACTATGGGGAATGTTTTCACAAAATTAATTGATGCAAACACTACTATTCCTACAAAAAAATCTCAAGTATTCTCTACAGCTGTAGACAATCAACCATCAGTAGAAATTCACGTTTTACAAGGTGAAAGAGCGATGGCTGCAGATAACAACACAATTGGTCGTTTCCATTTAGATGGTTTACCACCAGCACAGAGAGGTGTACCTCAAGTAGAAGTAACTTTTGATATTGATGCCAATGGTATTATTAAAGTTTCTGCTTTAGACAAAGGAACAAACAAATCTCACGAGATTAGAATTGAAGCGTCTTCTGGATTATCTGAAGATGATATCAAGAAAATGAGAGAAGAAGCAGAAGCAAATGCGGATGCTGATAAAGCTGCAAAAGAAACTGCAGAAAAAATCAACGAAGCAGATTCTATGATTTTTCAAACAGAAAAGCAATTAAAAGAATTTGGTGATAAATTATCTGCGGATAAAAAAGCACCAATCGAAGCTGCTTTAGTTGAATTAAAAGCTGCACATGAATCTAAAGATTTAGCATCAATTGATACTGCATTGGCAACTATCAATGAAGCTTGGAAAGTTGCATCTGAAGAGATGTATGCTGCACAAGGTGGTGCTGAAGGAGCAAATCCTGGAGCTGAACAACAAGGTCAACCAGAAGCAGATGCTCAAGGAGACAATGTTGAAGATG